The following proteins are co-located in the Microcystis wesenbergii NRERC-220 genome:
- a CDS encoding glycosyltransferase, whose translation MNPSFNNSIPVQRIKVSVIVSTYKSAEFIQGCLEDLVAQTLYEKGEVEIIIIDSASPENEGEIIQEFQENYPNIIYQRTKERETLYRAWNRAIKLARGSYITNGNTDDRHCFNALEIMANYLDNNREISLVYADQLITTIKNDTFATTPALKHWNWPNYSYQQMRQGCCVGSQPMWRKTLHDKYGYFQEKFCCAGDYEFWLRIGSQGEKMALIPEILGLYYLNLQGLEHGSNGQALQEHYQVCKIYEIPHPDIKDLEVKPNPVKMEDLGTILTKDEREKLQTMQAISQKKCPIIVIDGVIFQLEQRKLARVWSSILEHWSQLEFSQHIVILDRNNSAPRWEEFKYWPAESYDYNCTGKDARKIQAICDRLQANLFISTFYTSPLTTPSLLFLAYESPEENGKLPVDLEKHYAILSASRIIAFSSDIAQALRKLYPQISPEQIDIIELFEVNQKIAEEITNFLWYALSETKELSQNQVWLELRKLQESQQMMYLKQQQDYRTMQGMEIYLKELENNKNLQTNNQKLQEEINYLSSRKGIVKTLWKTPILLLAKIKKKLPIF comes from the coding sequence CAGTGCAGAGGATCAAAGTTTCTGTCATTGTTTCTACCTATAAATCAGCGGAGTTTATCCAGGGTTGTCTAGAGGATTTGGTGGCTCAAACTCTTTATGAAAAGGGAGAAGTAGAAATTATTATTATCGATAGTGCTTCTCCGGAGAATGAAGGGGAGATTATCCAAGAGTTTCAAGAAAACTATCCTAATATTATTTACCAAAGAACTAAAGAACGAGAAACCCTCTACCGCGCTTGGAATCGCGCTATTAAACTAGCTAGGGGTTCCTATATCACCAATGGGAACACTGATGATCGTCACTGTTTCAATGCTCTGGAAATTATGGCTAATTATCTAGATAATAATAGAGAGATTAGTTTAGTTTATGCCGATCAATTAATTACCACCATTAAAAATGATACTTTTGCCACCACCCCAGCTTTAAAACATTGGAATTGGCCAAATTACTCCTATCAACAGATGCGTCAAGGTTGTTGTGTGGGTTCTCAACCAATGTGGCGAAAAACGCTGCACGATAAATATGGTTATTTTCAGGAAAAATTTTGCTGTGCTGGTGATTACGAATTTTGGTTAAGAATCGGCAGTCAAGGGGAAAAAATGGCTTTGATTCCTGAGATTTTAGGGTTATATTATTTAAATCTCCAAGGCTTAGAACATGGCAGTAATGGTCAAGCATTACAAGAACATTATCAAGTGTGTAAAATCTATGAAATTCCTCACCCTGACATTAAGGATCTAGAAGTTAAACCCAATCCAGTTAAGATGGAAGATTTAGGGACAATTTTAACTAAGGATGAGCGAGAAAAATTACAAACAATGCAAGCTATCTCCCAGAAGAAATGCCCAATTATTGTTATTGATGGCGTGATTTTTCAACTTGAGCAACGAAAATTAGCCAGGGTTTGGTCTTCAATTCTAGAGCATTGGAGTCAATTAGAATTTAGTCAACACATTGTTATTTTAGATAGAAATAACAGCGCACCAAGATGGGAAGAATTTAAATATTGGCCTGCAGAATCCTACGATTATAATTGTACGGGAAAGGATGCCAGAAAAATTCAAGCTATTTGCGATCGCCTACAGGCTAATTTATTTATTTCCACTTTTTATACCAGTCCCTTAACCACTCCTTCTCTACTTTTTCTTGCTTATGAATCCCCAGAAGAAAACGGCAAGTTACCGGTAGATTTAGAAAAACACTATGCAATTTTGTCCGCTTCTAGAATCATCGCTTTTTCCTCTGATATCGCCCAAGCTTTAAGAAAGTTATACCCCCAAATTTCCCCCGAACAAATTGATATTATCGAGCTTTTTGAAGTTAATCAAAAAATAGCTGAAGAAATCACTAATTTTCTCTGGTATGCGCTCAGTGAAACTAAGGAATTAAGCCAAAATCAAGTCTGGTTAGAGTTAAGAAAATTACAGGAATCACAACAGATGATGTATCTCAAACAACAGCAAGATTATCGTACTATGCAAGGTATGGAAATATACCTAAAAGAATTAGAAAATAATAAGAATCTCCAGACAAATAATCAGAAATTACAGGAAGAAATCAACTATTTGTCTTCCCGTAAG